The Streptomyces hundungensis genome contains the following window.
ATCCCCGGGGTTGGGGGTGGGTCAGTACCAGTTGTTCTGCTGCCAGAAACTCCAGGCGCCGCACGGGCTGCCGTACCGCTCGTTCATATAACCCAGCCCCCACTTGATCTGGGTCGCCGGATTCGTCTGCCAGTCCGCCCCCGCAGACGCCATCTTCGAGCCGGGCAGAGCCTGCACGAGCCCGTACGCCCCGGAGGACGCGTTCGTGGCCGACGGATTCCAGCCGGACTCATGGTTCACGATCTTGCTGAAGCACTGGAACTGATCGGACGGCATCATCTGCCGCGCAATCGCCTGCGCACTGGTCGGCGCGGCCTGGGCCGGCACGGCGGCGAGGGCGACCCCGGAGGCGGCCAGCAGCGTGGCACCGGCGGCGGCGACGGACTTCTTGCGAGCGGTGAAACGGGCGGCGAAAGACAACGCGAAACCTAACCTCGGGGGCATGGGCGCCGCACTCCGCCGGAGGTTTCGAAGACCTCCACGGCGAGGGAACCCGTCATGCGTCGGCCCAGGAAGCGGACCGGTTGGTTCCGGCGACTCGCACAGTTGTAACGGGCCTTGGGGGCGGCCCGCAATGACCCCGTGTACTAGTGGGAGTCGCACTCGGGGTGCAACGACCCGCGCCGTGCAAGCAGGGGTGAAGCCCAGGTCAGCCCGGTCGCGCGGGGGCGCCTGGAGCACGTCCCAGGGCCACTATCGCGCCTCGTAGAGGACCATCGGCCTGTGGGCGGCCTCACCCCGCGGGGACGCCGTTCAGTCCTCGAATGTGACCTGGGCCTCGAAGGCCGCGCGACGCGTCGCCCGCCGCAACGCCTTGAGCAGGGTGGTCCCGAGGGTCAGCGTCAGCACCACGGTGAGCGCCGCCCGCCCCAGGTCCCAGCCGAGCGAGGTGGCCGCGCAGTACGCGAAGAACCGGATCAGGTTGTCGTGCAGCGGGTCGCCGGGGTGGAAGGAGATCCCCGAGGACAGGCCGCCGATGAAGGTCCAGCCCTGGAGGTTCATGACCGTCCCGTACGCGAACGAGGCCAGCGCGCCGTAGAGGGCGAGCAGTGCGCACTCGGCCCGGCCGCGCAGCCGGTGCGGTCCCGGCAGCAGACCCGCGCCCATCGTGAACCAGCCCATCGCGAGCATCTGGAACGGCATCCACGGTCCGACCCCGCCGGTCAGCAGCGCGGAGGCGAACATCGTCACCGAGCCGAGCACGAAGCCGAAGCCGGGGCCGAGCACCCGGCCGCTCAGCACCATCAGGAAGAACATCGGCTCCAGGCCCGCCGTGCCCGCGCCCAGCGGACGCAGCGCCGCGCCCACCGCGGCGAGGACGCCGAGCATCGCGACGGCCTTGGCGTCCATGCCGTCGTCGGCGATGGTGGCGATCACCACACCCACAAGGAGCGGAAGCAGCGCGGCGAAGAGCCAGGGGGCGTCCCTCGCGTGCGCCAGGCCGGAGTTGGCGTCGGCCAGCAGCGGCCAGCCGAAGACGGCGATGCCGATGAGGGTGATGAGGCTCAGGGCCACCACCGCGCGGGGGCCGAGCCGTACGGCCGGTACGGCCCGCCCGGCATGGTCGGGTCGTGTGCGCTTGGCGGGCCCGGTGGGCTCGGGCGGCTCCGTGGTGTGCGTCACGACAGCGCCTCGCGTAC
Protein-coding sequences here:
- a CDS encoding transglycosylase SLT domain-containing protein, with translation MPPRLGFALSFAARFTARKKSVAAAGATLLAASGVALAAVPAQAAPTSAQAIARQMMPSDQFQCFSKIVNHESGWNPSATNASSGAYGLVQALPGSKMASAGADWQTNPATQIKWGLGYMNERYGSPCGAWSFWQQNNWY
- a CDS encoding ECF transporter S component gives rise to the protein MADRLPSTRGAVVTHTTEPPEPTGPAKRTRPDHAGRAVPAVRLGPRAVVALSLITLIGIAVFGWPLLADANSGLAHARDAPWLFAALLPLLVGVVIATIADDGMDAKAVAMLGVLAAVGAALRPLGAGTAGLEPMFFLMVLSGRVLGPGFGFVLGSVTMFASALLTGGVGPWMPFQMLAMGWFTMGAGLLPGPHRLRGRAECALLALYGALASFAYGTVMNLQGWTFIGGLSSGISFHPGDPLHDNLIRFFAYCAATSLGWDLGRAALTVVLTLTLGTTLLKALRRATRRAAFEAQVTFED